A region of Dermochelys coriacea isolate rDerCor1 chromosome 1, rDerCor1.pri.v4, whole genome shotgun sequence DNA encodes the following proteins:
- the IL26 gene encoding interleukin-26 — protein sequence MRAYSLFRSGLLLVLLCLFIAEGKKASSGCRKGMISKVTENLYVKATTFKASVPKDLIKNRRLLKKTTKNLFMKNCSVRDQLLSFYVKNVFGGLDFGSDKLYLASAFQVLQENLNNCLPCAPSTRITTAVKKIKKTFDKLGEKGIYKAISELDILLPWIQTYIETIK from the exons atGAGAGCGTATTCTCTTTTCAGGTCTGGTCTTCTTTTAGTTCTACTGTGTCTTTTCATTGCtgaaggcaaaaaggcatcctcaGGCTGTCGAAAAGGAATGATCTCCAAAGTGACAGAGAACCTATATGTCAAGGCAACTACTTTCAAAGCATCTGTTCCA AAAGATCTCATCAAGAACAGAAGATTGTTAAAAAAGACAACCAAAAATTTGTTTATG aaaaattGCAGCGTTCGAGATCAGCTTCTCTCATTCtatgtgaaaaatgtttttggaGGCCTTGATTTTGGAAGTGACAAGCTGTACCTGGCTAGCGCCTTTCAGGTCTTGCAGGAGAACCTAAACAACTGT CTACCATGTGCTCCATCCACTAGAATAACTACGGCtgtcaaaaaaataaagaaaacatttgaTAAG CTTGGAGAAAAGGGCATCTACAAAGCCATCAGTGAACTTGATATTCTCCTTCCCTGGATTCAGACTTACATAGAAACCATCAAataa